The stretch of DNA tattattattattattattattattattttccacgtTATAATTATTAATGAAGCACTATACAGTCCCATTGAGAAACTGGGTAGTTTCTTGATGGGACTGTATAttgcttcatcatcatcattattgttattactattaatttccatattattattatttcttcccagGAATTGTCTCACCTCCCTCTCATCCTGGACGACCTGCAGAAGCGGGTGGAAGTCTATCAGGTGGAGCTGCAAGGCGTCCGCCTCATGACCCTTGACACAACAGAAGCCATGGAGGCGGCTCAGGTGAGAggctgcaaattattattattattattattattattattattattattatttctaccctgcccatcaaGCTGGGtgtcccccagccactctgggtggcttaaaattttcccattattattattattattatcatttttatttgttttccaatacagccaattaacatattattattattaatcatttttattagttttccaataaaaacagccaattaacttattattattattattaaatcattattatttttccaatacatacagccaattaacatattattattattaaatattattgaaTACAATATTAGATATTTCTTTACTCtttactatttattatttgtattatgagAGTTAAGCAACGGATTAAAGAATGATCATGAGTCAATCATGTCAGCAAATgagtatcatcatcattattattattaaaatcatttttattcattttccaatacagCCAATTCACATAtgattactaataataataataataataataataataatttttattggttttccaataaaaacagccaattaacatattattattattattattattattattattattattattaaatattatcgAAGGCTTAATATTAGATATTCCTTtactatttaatatttattatttgtattatgagAGTTAAGCAACGGATTAAAGAATAATCATGAGTCACTCATGTCAGCAAATGAgtgtcatcattatcatcatcatcatcattatttccaGGCCGACATGCTCAACACCGAGACGGAGCTGGTGGCCGAGAAGAAGTTCCGCGACAACTCCCTCAACATCCAGAAGAAGCAGATCGAGAGGATCCGCAGCAAGGACGCCTCTGAGAGGCACCGCCGGACGCTGGTGAGCAGCTGGGAACCCTGGTGCAGCGCCTaccccttccccctgccccactgtTCTAACCACTGCATGTCGCCCCCTCTCTCCGCCAGCAAGGACGCCGCGACATGGACTTCCCCAGCCTGATGGGCCGCGAGGGGATGAGAGGTAAGCCAGGGCCCCCTTCCCGTGCCTGGGAGTCGTAGCGTGCGGCACCAGGGAGTTGTAGTGCGCGGTACCCGGGAGTCATAGCGTATGGCCCCCggtcacctctctctctcctcccaggggCCAGGCTGGAGGCCTCCAAGGCCATGATCGAGTACCAGGGCCTGGTGACAGCCGAAGTGGACAAGATCAAGGCCGCCGTCCAGTGCTCCCACCTCTGGGTATTGTAGTTCCTGACGCCCGGGCGGGAAAGCTTGGGGGGCGGAATCCATCgccaaaaggcagctttgaatGTTGAACAGACCGTTGTAGTTTCATATTGGGTTGGAAGCTCCCCAAatggggatattattattatatatatataataatccCCATTTGGGGAGCTTCCccaatcattatcattatcattattattatgtctaATGACTGGTTGTgaatttcagaaagaaagaaatcggATCAATATCAACAATTGGCTGTAAATTGAAGAAAGAAATCTCCTCAATACCAATaattggttaataataataataataataatatatttgtgccctgcccatctggcttccaacaaaggtttaaaaatacatttaaatgtcaCACATTCAAAACTTTGGTTGTAAATCCAAGACAGAAAGAAATCTCATCAATACCAATCATTGGTTGTAAATCTCAGCAATATTTATAATTGGTAGTATATCGCTTAGAAATCTCATCAATACAAAGAAAAATCTCATCAATACAAATTATTGGCTGTATATCTAAGAAAAACCAAATACCAATAAGTCCTTGTAAATTCAATACTCATCAATACCAATAAGTGCTTGTAAATTAAATAGTCTCATCAATACCAATAATTGCTTGCAAATCTGAGAAACAATGTTTGGTTGTAAATCTAAGAAAGACAGACATTTCATCAATACCAATAATTGGTTGTATATCTGAGAAAAATCAAAACACCAATACCGGTAAGTCCTTGTAAATTCAATACTCATCAATACCAATAAGTGCTTGTAAATTCAATAGTCTAATCAATACTAATAATGCTTTCAAATCAAATAAGCATTGATTGGTTGTAAATCTAAGGGTGGGGGAAAAGAAATCTCATCTATACCAAGAATTGGTTGTGAATTTAACAAATActttttaatcaattaatcaatttaaTCAAATAATCAAATAATTGATTAATAAATCAATACATATTAGATTTGCCATCTAATCAAGAAATCCCAACAAGTCCTAATGATGGGTTGCCTGTCTAATAAATAGAAAAAAACCTCTACTAATTGGTTGCAAAACGAGTAAAAACTTTGGTGCTGTAGATCAATAATCAATAATTATAGCACCAATTTCTTTCCCCGCAGGATATCGCCGGGCGCTTCCTGGCGCAGAAGAAGTCTGAGGAGGACCTCCAGCAGCAGATTGCCGAGTGTGAAAGACGCCGGCGGGAACTTAAATCCCACCTGAAGGCGCTGGAGCTGGAGCGGGCGGAGCTAAAGTTCCACCCGGCACCTGGCGCCCTCAGGTAACAGTTCGAATTTGAAACGCTTTGACGGGATCCTGGGGCAGGCAGTTCCAAACATCCAAAAAAAACCCCGGGCGCCCTGCTTTCCCATGCAGCTCCCAGAAGCTGACCGAGGAGCTGGGCGCAGCGCTAGAGGAAGAGAGTCGCCGCCTGGCGGAGGCCCAGCACCACGTTTCCCAGAACCAGGAGTTGCTGCTACTTTTCGAGAACGGGGTCAACAACCTCGCCATTCGCCTGTGTGGTGTCCACGTGGCCGGGCAGGtagggaactacagttcccaaagtcaGCTTGGGTCTTGGGAATTGTGGTTTACGGGCAGCCTCTCCCACTCAATTCTGTTTGACCGGGAACCGTAGTTCACCGGGTTCCACACCATACTATAGTTCCCATGGGCAAGGCCTTTGAAATGCCATCCTGTGTGGTTTGCACAGGGTACAAAGCTGATCCCTTGTGGCAGgaaattctggaaactgtagcgcTCTTTGCACCCTGGCAAACTTTAGTTCCCGAATTTCCAAAAAGGCAGTTACATTTCATGCTGCAGGGAGTTTATTGATTCACCCCAAAGCCCTCCATTTCCCCATCTTGGCTCTCCAAACGTTCCCCTCCCTCTGATGCAACAGGGAGTTCCCAAGCTGAACCCCAAAGATCTGCTTTGAAATTGTTCTCCGTTCCAAAAATGCAGCTATATTTCATGCTGCGAGgagttcaatcaatcaatcaatctaccCTGAATCTCAAAAAATCCAGCTATATTTCATGCCGCGGgaagttcaatcaatcaatcaatcaatcaatccaccaTGATTTTCCAAAAATGCAGCTATATTTCATTCCATGGGGAATTAAATCAATCAACCCCAAATTTTCAGAAATGCAGCTATATTTCATGCCGCGGGGAGTTAAATCAATCAATCCACCCCGGATCTCAAAAAATGCAGCTATATTTCATGCTGCGAGGAGTTTATCAATTaacccccctttctctcccctccaggATGAATTCCGTGGCGAGGCCTGGGACATCTTCCAGAAGCTCCAATTCTGCGAGGGGCGGCTGCTTCACCTCCTCAAGGTGGCGGCCCAGCCGCTGCACTTTGACTTCAGCCAGGAGGAGTCCAACGAGGTGCGCGGGAACTGTAGCGCCAGCTTCAGCAAGGCGCCTGGCGGAGGTTTCTCACCACAACGGCGTTCTGATGtgaccgggggggagggggaggagcacaCCAGGCATGGAAATGTAGCGTCTCCATAATAAGATTTTTCCCGTTCCCCCAAGCAACGCCGGGAACCGTAGCGCCAGGTGTCAAGTCGGTTGAGATTCATCCGGGAATATCGACATTGGGAATTGGAATTGGGAATCTGGCGCTGAGAGGCTTGATGAGCGTTTGACACAGGGCAGAACCATCCCAGatagattaattaattaattacaataaCAACTAATAATTAACTAATAATTAAGTTGCCCTCCACAGACCTTTGTCCAGGTGAGGAACGTCTTGGAAGAGAGCACCCGGGAGGAGCCGCAGAACCTGAGAATCACTTTCGAGGACGACGAAGACGTCCGAGGTACTACCGGGCACTGCGGCGCTACGACTCCCAACCAGCTGGGTCCGGATCGGATGGGGGAGACGGGCTTCCCCAGAGTCTTAGCAGGGAGGGTTGCCAAGCTGTCATCCATCTCTGGAAGGGGAGAAATGGGGGAAATGGTGGGATTGTAGAGTGGGACACCGGGCGGCCATCCATCTCAACCCCGTTGCTCTCACCCAACAGAGGCCTTCAATTTTGCCGACATCGACCACAGCTACCTCCCTGGGCGCGAGGAGATAAAGAAGCAGGGCCTGAAGCTGATCGACGACAAGACCAAGGTGGTCAAGAAGAAGCAGAGGGGGGCCTCCAAAAAGTGAAAGAAtgcaaaatattattaataattagaATAATTCCTTTGCTGTGTAAAGCCAAAATAAAGAATTAGGTGTTTGGAAAAGGTTGGGTGTGAAGATTGTCCCTCCTGGGGCGCCATAGACCACAATCAAAGGCCGCCACACACAACATGGCCGCCACGTCCCTGAAGACACTTTTGCCTCCCCAGCCGCTTGTCGTAGACACCCTCCCTCCGCCCTCCTCCAGCTCCTGcctctttattatttattctttctatatatataaatttatcgGTATAAATTTATCGGTATAAATTTGTATTATATGCATAAATTTATCGgtataaatttatattatatttatatgcatATATTATTTATCTCACAGCATATTAAGCCCACGCGAGCCGCGCTTCCTTCCACCGTTGCCTAGCGACCAGGCCTCCGCTGGACAATATTGTCCCTCTCCAGCCACCGTCGCTACCAACGCCCTGCAATTGTCCCTCCGCGTTTCCCGTCGCGAGCGAGCGCCCTCATTAGCTGAAATctgccgcggggggggggggggaactatgtcCCTCAACGGCCGCCGTCCGCCGCCGGAAGTCGTCCCGCTTagcgaagaaggaggaggaggaggagggcaaagaTGGCGTCGTCGTCGTTGTGAGGGGCTGCCTTGCCGCTCGTCCGCTCCTCTGCTGGGCCGGCCTGGGCGCCGGCTCCTCCCAGGCGGGATGTTCTCGGCGCTCAAGAAGCTGGTGGGCTCGGAGCAAGGCCCCGTTCGGGAGAAGCCCATCCCGGCGGGCTTGCAGTCCATGAACCAGGCGCTGCAGAGGCGCTTCGCCAAGGGCGTCCAGTATAACAGTGAGTCGGGATGGCGATTAATATTCATGAGATGAACTGCTGGCTATTAACTCCGCTCCGCTTCATATTAATATTCATGACTTCTATTAATATTCATGAGATGAAcggtttatatttatatttatattaatattCATGAGACGGACGATTCCCATTAAGAGCTCCTTAAGCTCTTATTTTCCCGTTCTGAGAAACCTAGCTCCTCAAGCTATTTTGCATGGCATGAGGCAGGAGCTCCCCGCTCTGGGAAACCTAGCTCATAAGCAATACTATTAATCACCAGGACAAATTATGGCAGCGATCAcaattctttcttcctcttccatttttGATATAATGTTTAATATTGTTAATGATGACCAAACTGTTTGTTAGCATTCGTTGGTTCAAATTGTATTTATGGCTTTCGTCCTCCGGGCTCTGAAATGGCAAAATATCAAGAGTATTATTATTGCACctccatgtacacacacacacacacacacacacacacgtgtaataataataatttattatttataccccgcccatctggccgggttcccccagccaccctgggcggcttccaacaaaaatacagaaatcaaacatcaaaagcttccctaagcagggctgccttgagatgacttctaaaggtctggtaattgttgttctctttgacctctagtgggagggcattgcacagggtgggtgccactaccgagaaggccctctgcctggttccctgtaacttggtttcttgtagcgagggaaccgccagaaggccctcggcgcttgacctcagtgtccgggcagaacgatgggggtggagacgctccttcaggtatgctggaccgaggccgtttacggcagtgtttctcaaccagtgtgcctccagatgttttgggactacaactcccatcatccctagctagcaagaccagtggtcaggaatgatgggagttgtagtcccaaaacatctggaggcacactggttgagaaacactggtttagggctttaaaggtcagcaccaacactttgaattgtgctcggaaacgtacagggagccaatgtaggtctttcaggaccggtgttatgtggtctcggcggccgctcccagtcaccagtctagctgctgcattctgggttagttgtagtttccgggtcaccttcaaaggtagccccacgaagagcgcattgcagtagtccaagcgagagataactagagcatgcaccactctggcgagacactccgcgggcaggtaggggctcagcctgcgtatcagatagagctgataaacagctgctctggacacagaattgacctgcgcctccatggacagctgtgagtccaaaatgactcccaggctgcacacctggtccttcaggggcacagttaccccattcaggaccagggagtcctccacatccgcccgcctcttgtcccccacaaacagtacctctgtcttgtcaggattcaatctcaatctgttagccgccatccatcctccaaccacctccagacactcacacaggaccttcaccgccttcactggttctgatttgaaagaaaggtagagctaggtatcatccgcatactgatgaaaacccagcccaaaccccctgatgatctctcccagcggctgcatatagatgttaaaaagcatgggggagaggacagaaccctgaggcaccccacaagtgagaacccaggggtctgaacactcatcccgcaccaccactttctgaacacggcccaggaggaaggagcggaaccactgtataacagtgcccctagctcccaagccctctacacggtccagaaggatgttatggtcgatggtgccaaaagccgctgagagatccagcagaactaggaaacagctctcacctttgtccctagcccaccagagatcTTCGACCAGCTGCATCTAAAGGCGGTTTTTTAAGAAGTgctttaataaccgcctctttcagcggctctgggaaggctccttcgcagagagaagcattcaccaacctgcgaagcccatcgcccagcccttcccagctagcttttataagccaataagtcaggatgggcaagggtcaaggagacaggtggttggtttcactcgtccaagcagcctgtgcacatcctcggaggtaacagattggaattgatcccacacaacttgactggacaggactctagcactcccccgccccggccctgttcccacggtggagtctacctcttcctgaatctgagcggtTTATCtgtaaaaaactttgcaaaatcattgcaggagatcatgtggcccgtactgggcccggatggagcaggtggttccgctaaattgtgaaccacctgaaagagtctcctgctgctgttttctgcagatgcgatagaaacttgtcatctctgataaggagggtgaaacggactatagagatgaggtggagcggctgacagagtggtgcagagttaataacttgctcataaatacaaagaaaacaaaggagcttatggtggactttaggagacagaagaacgaggtccagccacttttgattgacggaatttgtgtggagagggtaacaacgtttatatttctaggcattgagttacaggaggatctgtcctggagtgttaatacaagggggcttgtgaagaaggcgcagcagagactgtattttttgagaattttaaggaaaaaccatcttccacaaaagctgctgcttgccttctatcactgtgccatacagagcgtgctcacgtatggtttatgtgtgtggtacagaagctgtacttctcaggatagagcagggctgtgtagaattattaaaacagcagagagcattattggctgctcactcttcaccttagaacaaatctacaccaccaggtgccatagaaaagcactagacatatcaagagatccaacgcaccctggtcaccatttctttcagctcctgccatcgggacagagatatagaactatgcaggcaagaacgagccgtctcaggaacagtttcttctctagagcgattttggccttaaatggaaagcctggactttgaagtcattttatttgttatttgtattatatttactgtttttaattaggttttgtaaatttggattatgcggaatgctttatctgagtggatgttgtttgttgtttagtcgtttagtcatgtccgactcttcgtgaccccatggaccatagcacgccaggcactcctgtcttgcactgcctcccgcagtttggtcaaactcatgttcgtagcttcgagaacactgtccaaccatctcgtcctctgtcgtcctcttctcctaatgccctccatctttcccaacatcagggtcttttccagggagtctgctcttctcatgaggtggccaaagtattggagcctcagcttcacaatctgtccttccagtgagcacccagggttgatttccttcagaatggagaggtttgatcttcttgcagtccatgagtggatgtagcaaccaagtaattttgttgttcccacaaggggacaatgacaataaagatatcttaaaagaaggtcctcttcgccgtcgccattgccacttggtaggctcgacattgagctctaacctgtgtccggtctgattcagaatgagtttttcgccaccggcgctctagccatctcaacgactgtttcatcgccctcagctctggggaaaaccacggggcagtccgggctccatgcaattggagagggcgcttcggagccaggcagtcaatagccctggttaactccgcattccagtgggccaccagggaatcagctgaaaggccatcaacatgggataaaacatatcctaccactctctggaagccaattggatccattaagtagcgtgggcggaccatccgaatcggtcccacctccctgcagaggggaagggttgcggagaagtccagttgcagttgcaccagaaagtgatctgaccatggcacttcttttgtttcgcttttacttaatgtcataTCACCAACATATAACGTGTGtgctatataccgtattttttgctctttaagacacacctagtttttagaggaggaaaacaagaaaaagtaTTCTATTGAGCCTTCAGTGcctcagaaggaaggaaggaaggattaagGAGGaatgtaaggaaggaaggaagaattgaggaatggaagaaaagaagggagggaggggtgagagagaggggggaagagagggaaggatggagggacagggattgaagagagagagagagaaggaaggaaggaaagaaagagaattaAGGAGGaatgtaaggaaggaaggaaggggtgggtgagagagagggggggaggacgaatggaaggggtgagagagggagagggagagaaaggaagagagagagaaggatggaaggaaggatggaagctggcGGGAAGGGCAGAAGGGGCTCCCGTCggtccctcctcctggctccctGCTCCTCTGCCAACGGCggctcctctgcctgctcttgcaAGCAGGAAGGACTATTTCTCTTCTTATTCTGtttcttattttctattttttattactctctttattttctctttatttttttcttttctcttcttctctttcttattttctgtttctcttcttactctctctcttattttcttctcttattttctattttctatttccatTTCTTCTTATTCTTTCTTATATTCTATTTCTCTTCTTATTCTATTTCTgtttcttcattttctctttctatttCTTCGTCTtcaatttcttttctctttctttgattttttcttttctatttctatttcttcttcctctctttttaatatttctttctCATTCCAAATTTTTACCCAGTGAAGATCGTCATTCGGGGCGACCGCAACACAGGGAAGACCGCCCTGTGGCACCGCTTGCAGGGCAAGGCCTTCCTCGATGCCTACGTCCCCACCCCGGAAATCCAGGTTACCAGCATCCACTGGAACTACAAGAGTGAGTTCCCCTCTCTCAGAAGCCTAGCTCCTCAAGCTATTTTTCCCCCGTGTCTCGGGTTCGAATCCTGATCCCTGACCCCCTctggttccccccctttccctagCCACCGATGATGTCGTGAAAGTCGAGGTCTGGGACGTCGTTGACAAAGGTGAGCCCCCTTTGTCCTGGGTCTGgggtcatccatcccaacccgCCAGGGCTCTCTGCTCTGAGAAGCCGAGCTCCTCCTGCCATTTCATATTGCACTGCATGAGGCGGGACCTCCCCGCTCCGAGAAGCCTAGCTCCTCAAGCTTTTTTTTGGCGTCGCAGGCAAGTGCAAGAGGCGAGGCGACGGGCTCAAGTTGGAGAACGAGTCCCAGGAGGTAAGCTGGGTCTACTTTTCCCCATACCGAGAGCCTCTCCCCGCTCTGAGAAAGCtagtctgcctctctttctctctctcgaaCCCAAGGCTGAAGCGGCGATGGCCCTCGATGCCGAGTTCCTGGACGTCTACAAAAACTGCAACGGAGTGGTCCTGATGTTTGACATAACCAAGCAGTGGTGAGGTGACCCACCCCACCCTAGGGGGCGGGCGGTGTATGCCCTACCCGAAGGTGCTGACCCCACCTCCtcacccttgcccccccccccgcaggaccttcGACTACGTTCTCCGTGAGCTGCCCAAGGTGCCCAACCACGTCCCCGTCTGTGTGCTGGGCAACCACCGAGACATGGGTGAGCACCGGGTCATCCTGCCCGACGATGTCCGGGACCTGATCCGCAAGGTCGACAGGTATGGGGGGCGCCGAGAAAGCTAGCTCCTCAAGCTGTTttgtcttgcattgcaggagctcCCCGCTCTGAGAAGCCTAGCTACtcaagctattttttttattgcattgcattgcatcagGCAGGACCTCCACACTTTGAGAAACCTAGCTCCTCAAGCtattttttattgcattgcaggaggcGGGAGCTCCCCGCTCTGAGAAGCCTAGCTCCACAAGctatttttattgcattgcatcaGGCAGGAGCTCCCCACTCTGAGAAACCCAGCTCCTCAAGCCATTTGTAATGGGAtttcctctgaaggcagccctgtttagggaagcttttcgtGTTTGAtggaccattgtattttaatattgtgttagAAGCCGTCCAGAGAGGCTGTTgtaaccaagccagatgggtggggtatagataatatattattattattattattattattattattattattattattattatttcactatcccctcctctcctggcaCCCCACGCAGGCCGCCCGGCGCCTCCTACGTCCGCTACGCTGAGGCCTCCATGAAGAACAGCTTCGGCCTCAAGTACCTGCACAAGTTCTTCAACATCCCCTTCTTACAGCTGCAGGTAAACAGTGtggggtcagtttggatgacccATTATCATCTTTTCACCACCAATCTTTGGACGATTGCCCCACTTCTTGGGAGATGCTAGTGCCGGGGGGTGGGGAACGCCCCAACCCATTGCCTccgtctctctttttctctttttttccaccccctccctctctcccccccaaaaagagagagacacttCTCCGGCAGCTGGAGACCAACCAGTTGGATATCGATGCCACCCTGGAGGAGCTGTCCGTGCAGCAGGAGACGGAGGACCAGAACTACGAGATGTACGTCCGGCCTGCCCCCTCCCTTGGGTCACCCCCCCTCAGAGCCTCATGCAATGCAATATAAAGTAGCTTGAGGAGCTACCCTTCTCAGAGCGGGGAGCTCCTGTCTTGTGCAATGCAATAAAGAAAGGCCCCGAACTCCGCCCCTTTCTCTGTTTTTacttaattttaattaaatttatattcctttttctttctcaatAAAGATGTGTatgtttatttcaatcctgccatcaagtctatGATCTTCCTTTCCTTCTACAAATATACTCTAGCTATTTTTTTATTGCATAGCATCAGGCAGTAGCTCCCTGCTCTGAGAAACCTACGGGAGCTCCTcaaactatttttatttcattgcatgAGGCAGGAGCTGCCCACTCTGAGAAGTCTAGCTCCTCGAGCTATTTTTTTCATTGCATTGCAAGTTCTCTTCcaacattttctttccttctttctctgcaCAGCTTCCTGGAAGCCATGGCAGCGCGCGTCCGGGGAACTTCTCCTCCGGCCCCTGACGGGCAGAGTCCCCCGCCGCCTGGTGACAACGCTTCGGGGGGCTCCACTCCAGGAACCCCACAGCCTGCCGAGCCCCCCCTCCCGCCCGAGGCCCCGCCCCCCACCCGCCGCAGCTTCATCTCGCGCATCTTTGGGGCCACGACAGAAGGCCCCCCTCCTCTCACGCCTGGTGAGCCTCTTTTCAGGGAGCTCCCTGCTCTGAGAAACCTAGCTCCTCAAGCTATTTACATATTACTCCCTGGTTCTGACCCCcgcatcctctccccccccccccggcgcagaCCCCTCCGTCCCGCCGGCCCCGACAGTGGAGGACTTTGCCCCGGACGACAGCCTGGAGGGCAGCTTTCTGGAAGACCCTGGGCCGTCACGACACAAGGGGGCACCCTCGGCCGGACCCCCGGAAAGCAACAGGTGAGGGTACCGCCCCTTCcaaaggggtggagggggggcatcCAAACCTCAGGCTCCCCGCTCTGAGAAACCTAGCTCCTCAAACTATTTCTTATGGCACTGTATGAGGCAGGTGCTCCCTGCTCTCAGAAGCCTAGCTCCTCAAGCTATTTTTCTTTGCATCTTTTCCCCACACCCTTgaccccttctgctccttcctgcaGCCGCCACGAC from Zootoca vivipara chromosome Z, rZooViv1.1, whole genome shotgun sequence encodes:
- the RABL6 gene encoding rab-like protein 6 isoform X3; protein product: MALDAEFLDVYKNCNGVVLMFDITKQWTFDYVLRELPKVPNHVPVCVLGNHRDMGEHRVILPDDVRDLIRKVDRPPGASYVRYAEASMKNSFGLKYLHKFFNIPFLQLQRETLLRQLETNQLDIDATLEELSVQQETEDQNYEIFLEAMAARVRGTSPPAPDGQSPPPPGDNASGGSTPGTPQPAEPPLPPEAPPPTRRSFISRIFGATTEGPPPLTPDPSVPPAPTVEDFAPDDSLEGSFLEDPGPSRHKGAPSAGPPESNSRHDAPRSPGLVSGTAPPGKDGALSSEEDEEGRPTAFAILGDEDIAPELEGEKCPPSPSLRSPPQLEPTPDALSGLPTAPRPPAQAPPPGAKGEESESDPEGPVAAQMLSFVLDDPDFESDASAGVVKARGDKFPDLSDLSDASDPGGHPPPPPTLSSFRPKKDEADLFGLGLDKPRRKESSEEDQDKPPSKEKKKKKKKRSGKEDEKSARKKSRPKKGKEEEDGARRTKAKGKGDNAIDELEAFLGGGGGAGTARGGGDYEEL
- the RABL6 gene encoding rab-like protein 6 isoform X2 — protein: MFSALKKLVGSEQGPVREKPIPAGLQSMNQALQRRFAKGVQYNMKIVIRGDRNTGKTALWHRLQGKAFLDAYVPTPEIQVTSIHWNYKTTDDVVKVEVWDVVDKGKCKRRGDGLKLENESQEAEAAMALDAEFLDVYKNCNGVVLMFDITKQWTFDYVLRELPKVPNHVPVCVLGNHRDMGEHRVILPDDVRDLIRKVDRPPGASYVRYAEASMKNSFGLKYLHKFFNIPFLQLQRETLLRQLETNQLDIDATLEELSVQQETEDQNYEIFLEAMAARVRGTSPPAPDGQSPPPPGDNASGGSTPGTPQPAEPPLPPEAPPPTRRSFISRIFGATTEGPPPLTPDPSVPPAPTVEDFAPDDSLEGSFLEDPGPSRHKGAPSAGPPESNSRHDAPRSPGLVSGTAPPGKDGALSSEEDEEGRPTAFAILGDEDIAPELEGEKWTSSLTSRTSQMPRTPEGTPRRPPPSPPSGRRRTRRISLGWAWTSRGGKKAAKKIRTSHLPRRRRKRRRSGAARRTRSRRGRRAAPKRARRKRTAHGGRRPRARATMPSTNWRPSWGAAGGQARHGGVGTMRNFSSAPSQQGAPGNSFHLEGLPPTFDGRLKEL
- the CCDC183 gene encoding coiled-coil domain-containing protein 183, giving the protein MRFARKRDVKEQIEGLQTIIHLQEQGRKLFAQGAEENVGKNKYLLGYLRGDVRQGAHELDLSIKYDHATITRACRDRKREKVALAEYTVEQARATLSSYVFSRMNTHNALLYEVKRRGTHLEELQVILRGLIALETPGPEAQAQLREIRRLENSVEKTRVLIATAENAHMLYRKMLDVLKDELSHLPLILDDLQKRVEVYQVELQGVRLMTLDTTEAMEAAQADMLNTETELVAEKKFRDNSLNIQKKQIERIRSKDASERHRRTLQGRRDMDFPSLMGREGMRGARLEASKAMIEYQGLVTAEVDKIKAAVQCSHLWDIAGRFLAQKKSEEDLQQQIAECERRRRELKSHLKALELERAELKFHPAPGALSSQKLTEELGAALEEESRRLAEAQHHVSQNQELLLLFENGVNNLAIRLCGVHVAGQDEFRGEAWDIFQKLQFCEGRLLHLLKVAAQPLHFDFSQEESNETFVQVRNVLEESTREEPQNLRITFEDDEDVREAFNFADIDHSYLPGREEIKKQGLKLIDDKTKVVKKKQRGASKK
- the RABL6 gene encoding rab-like protein 6 isoform X1, giving the protein MFSALKKLVGSEQGPVREKPIPAGLQSMNQALQRRFAKGVQYNMKIVIRGDRNTGKTALWHRLQGKAFLDAYVPTPEIQVTSIHWNYKTTDDVVKVEVWDVVDKGKCKRRGDGLKLENESQEAEAAMALDAEFLDVYKNCNGVVLMFDITKQWTFDYVLRELPKVPNHVPVCVLGNHRDMGEHRVILPDDVRDLIRKVDRPPGASYVRYAEASMKNSFGLKYLHKFFNIPFLQLQRETLLRQLETNQLDIDATLEELSVQQETEDQNYEIFLEAMAARVRGTSPPAPDGQSPPPPGDNASGGSTPGTPQPAEPPLPPEAPPPTRRSFISRIFGATTEGPPPLTPDPSVPPAPTVEDFAPDDSLEGSFLEDPGPSRHKGAPSAGPPESNSRHDAPRSPGLVSGTAPPGKDGALSSEEDEEGRPTAFAILGDEDIAPELEGEKCPPSPSLRSPPQLEPTPDALSGLPTAPRPPAQAPPPGAKGEESESDPEGPVAAQMLSFVLDDPDFESDASAGVVKARGDKFPDLSDLSDASDPGGHPPPPPTLSSFRPKKDEADLFGLGLDKPRRKESSEEDQDKPPSKEKKKKKKKRSGKEDEKSARKKSRPKKGKEEEDGARRTKAKGKGDNAIDELEAFLGGGGGAGTARGGGDYEEL